In one Bacteroidales bacterium WCE2004 genomic region, the following are encoded:
- a CDS encoding spermidine/putrescine transport system substrate-binding protein, producing MKKSLILLAAAALLCSCGQDRQEILKVYNWSDYIDETVIGEFEAWYEEQTGEPVRVIYQTFDVNETMLSKIEKGHEDYDVVCPSDYIIERMLASDLLLPIDRDFGQTPNYIDDNLSPYIRDCFDKMIGNGKNANDYAVGYMWGTTGILYNAKYVTDEEASSWDILRNPKFADKIFIKDSARDVFSQIIFYLRQDDLREGKVTADELMLDSSDSSMAAVEQFMKQVKPLVAGWEADFGKDQMTQERGWISLNWSGDGVWAIEEAAEMGVDLRYALPKEGFTVWFDGWVIPKYAQNTKAAKYWINFMSRPDIVIRNVDVTGYVSVSGAQEVKDYFSDEELEPIDLTYFFGADADSVRINPVLYPDRADIERSAQEHDWGEKTPELVAMWGRVKGENANAMTIIVIGVVLAAIVAFALSRRFGNKRGGRKRRK from the coding sequence ATGAAGAAATCCTTAATCCTTTTGGCGGCGGCAGCCCTGCTCTGCAGCTGCGGTCAGGATCGGCAAGAGATCCTGAAAGTGTACAACTGGTCCGACTACATCGACGAGACCGTCATCGGTGAGTTCGAGGCGTGGTACGAAGAGCAGACCGGCGAGCCGGTCCGCGTCATCTACCAGACCTTCGACGTCAACGAGACGATGCTCTCCAAGATCGAGAAGGGCCACGAGGACTACGATGTCGTGTGTCCTTCGGACTACATCATCGAGCGCATGCTCGCGAGCGACCTGCTCCTCCCGATCGACCGTGACTTCGGCCAGACCCCGAACTATATCGACGACAACCTGTCTCCCTACATCCGCGACTGCTTCGACAAGATGATCGGGAACGGCAAGAACGCCAACGACTACGCCGTCGGCTACATGTGGGGCACCACCGGCATCCTCTACAACGCCAAGTACGTGACCGATGAGGAAGCTTCTTCCTGGGATATCCTGCGCAACCCCAAGTTCGCCGACAAGATCTTCATCAAGGATTCCGCCCGCGACGTCTTCTCGCAGATCATCTTCTATCTGCGCCAGGACGATCTCCGCGAGGGCAAGGTCACCGCTGACGAGCTGATGCTCGATTCCTCCGACTCCTCCATGGCTGCCGTCGAGCAGTTCATGAAGCAGGTCAAGCCGCTCGTGGCGGGCTGGGAGGCCGATTTCGGCAAGGACCAGATGACGCAGGAGCGCGGCTGGATCAGCCTGAACTGGAGCGGCGACGGCGTGTGGGCCATCGAAGAGGCCGCCGAAATGGGCGTCGATCTCCGCTACGCCCTCCCGAAGGAAGGCTTCACCGTCTGGTTCGACGGCTGGGTGATCCCGAAGTACGCGCAGAACACCAAGGCCGCCAAGTACTGGATCAACTTCATGAGCCGTCCCGACATCGTGATCCGCAACGTGGACGTGACCGGTTACGTGTCCGTCAGCGGCGCGCAGGAGGTGAAGGACTACTTCTCCGACGAGGAACTCGAGCCGATCGACCTGACCTACTTCTTCGGCGCCGACGCCGACTCCGTCCGCATCAACCCGGTGCTCTATCCGGACCGCGCCGACATCGAGCGCAGCGCCCAGGAGCACGACTGGGGCGAGAAGACCCCGGAGCTCGTGGCCATGTGGGGTCGCGTGAAGGGTGAGAACGCCAACGCGATGACGATAATCGTCATCGGCGTGGTCCTCGCCGCCATCGTCGCCTTCGCGCTCTCCCGCCGCTTCGGCAACAAGCGCGGCGGCCGCAAGCGTCGCAAATAG